The Vibrio gallaecicus genome contains a region encoding:
- a CDS encoding DUF3545 family protein — MDNFQFDDIAELEMPRHTQKSRAKPLKRKWREIEEINDRKRLQKELMDMNLGLDFGIEDIKL, encoded by the coding sequence ATGGATAACTTTCAATTTGATGATATCGCAGAACTAGAAATGCCTAGACATACTCAAAAGAGCCGTGCAAAACCACTTAAACGTAAGTGGCGTGAGATAGAGGAAATCAATGACCGTAAACGCTTGCAAAAAGAACTCATGGATATGAATCTAGGCTTAGATTTTGGGATTGAAGATATAAAGCTATAA
- the ung gene encoding uracil-DNA glycosylase, which yields MNSLNTWETIIDDERSKDYFKEVIAFVENERNTGKVIFPLEEHVFSAFEMTPFKDVKVVIIGQDPYHGPDQAHGLAFSVLPGVKIPPSLRNMYKELQQDIDGFVVPSHGYLNTWASQGVLMLNTVLTVEQGKAHSHAKCGWEIFTDAIVERLNEREEPIIFLLWGAHAQKKGQAINVEKHHVLTAPHPSPLSARRGFFGCQHFSKVNQILSGGDQPIIDWSLPEE from the coding sequence ATGAATTCGTTGAATACATGGGAAACGATCATCGATGATGAGCGCAGTAAAGATTACTTTAAAGAAGTGATCGCGTTTGTCGAAAATGAACGAAATACAGGTAAGGTGATTTTTCCACTTGAAGAGCATGTATTTAGTGCGTTTGAAATGACGCCTTTTAAAGATGTGAAAGTCGTCATTATTGGGCAAGATCCTTATCACGGCCCAGATCAGGCCCATGGGCTGGCTTTTTCTGTATTACCAGGTGTTAAGATTCCTCCTTCACTACGTAATATGTATAAAGAGCTACAGCAAGATATTGATGGTTTTGTCGTTCCTTCCCATGGGTATTTAAATACTTGGGCTTCTCAAGGGGTTCTCATGCTCAATACGGTACTGACTGTCGAGCAGGGGAAAGCCCACTCTCATGCTAAATGTGGATGGGAGATCTTTACTGATGCCATTGTTGAACGCCTTAATGAAAGAGAAGAACCTATCATATTTTTACTTTGGGGAGCCCATGCTCAAAAGAAGGGGCAAGCTATTAATGTAGAAAAGCACCATGTACTAACTGCTCCTCACCCTTCTCCTTTATCGGCTCGTCGTGGCTTCTTTGGATGTCAGCACTTTTCTAAAGTTAATCAAATCTTAAGTGGAGGTGATCAGCCTATTATTGATTGGTCTCTGCCAGAAGAGTAA
- a CDS encoding thioredoxin fold domain-containing protein → MSVLRRLPLLALPFFITACNASEETKKVDETQVTESQASAQPSDVSEAITKSLTTRFEKIGIKVLKIIPSDIDGLLEVQTNNGIIFSSPNGDHFLAGTLYSLDENGKFSDVLAERQAPLNAGKIAALADKTIEYKADNEKYVVTVFTDITCGYCVRLHSQMNGYNELGITVRYMAYPRQGATGQVADQMAGIWAAQDPQTAMHDAKVNRKFAANVANIEKSKQDIKQQYALGRDLGISGTPAIFLPSGELVSGYLPPAQLLARLEQQ, encoded by the coding sequence ATGAGCGTATTACGCCGTCTTCCTTTATTGGCTTTACCCTTTTTTATCACAGCATGTAATGCGTCAGAAGAAACGAAAAAAGTAGATGAGACACAGGTTACTGAATCTCAAGCGTCTGCGCAGCCCTCTGATGTATCAGAAGCAATTACAAAATCGCTGACAACTCGTTTTGAGAAGATTGGTATTAAAGTTCTGAAAATCATTCCATCAGATATTGATGGTTTGCTGGAAGTTCAAACCAATAACGGCATCATTTTTTCATCACCTAACGGTGACCATTTTCTAGCAGGCACTTTGTATTCGCTTGATGAAAATGGAAAGTTCAGCGATGTGTTGGCTGAACGTCAGGCTCCTTTGAATGCAGGTAAAATTGCAGCTCTTGCGGATAAAACTATTGAATACAAAGCTGACAATGAAAAATATGTCGTAACGGTTTTCACTGATATTACCTGTGGTTACTGTGTTCGTTTACATAGCCAAATGAACGGTTATAACGAGTTAGGTATTACTGTTCGCTACATGGCTTACCCTCGTCAAGGTGCGACGGGTCAAGTTGCTGACCAAATGGCAGGTATTTGGGCGGCACAAGATCCACAAACCGCTATGCATGATGCGAAGGTAAACCGTAAATTTGCAGCTAATGTTGCGAATATTGAAAAATCAAAACAAGATATTAAACAGCAATACGCATTAGGTCGTGATCTTGGTATTAGCGGTACACCTGCAATATTTTTACCAAGCGGTGAGCTTGTAAGTGGTTACTTACCACCAGCTCAACTTCTGGCTCGACTAGAGCAACAATAA
- the yaaA gene encoding peroxide stress protein YaaA, translating into MLVVVSPAKTLDYESSLATERFSQPEFVEHSAELIEVCRKLTPADVSALMKVSDKIAGLNVARFEQWSETFTQENARQAILAFKGDVYTGLDAETLTDADFDYAQSHLRMLSGLYGLLKPLDLMQPYRLEMGTRLANERGTNLYQFWGNLITDKLNEALNAQGDNVLVNLASNEYFKAVKPKALDGQIITPVFKDCKNGQYKVISFYAKKARGMMARYIIENKIDSIEALTKFDTAGYYFVEEESNAKELVFKREEQK; encoded by the coding sequence ATGTTAGTTGTCGTTTCCCCTGCAAAAACATTAGATTACGAGTCATCATTGGCGACAGAGCGCTTTAGCCAGCCTGAGTTTGTTGAGCATTCAGCAGAGCTAATCGAAGTGTGCCGCAAGTTGACGCCGGCTGATGTATCAGCTTTGATGAAAGTGAGCGATAAAATTGCTGGTTTGAATGTTGCTCGCTTTGAGCAGTGGAGTGAAACTTTCACTCAAGAAAATGCACGCCAAGCGATTCTGGCTTTTAAAGGGGATGTCTACACAGGGCTAGATGCAGAAACGCTAACTGACGCAGATTTTGACTACGCACAAAGCCACCTACGCATGCTTTCAGGGTTGTATGGTTTACTAAAACCGTTAGATCTGATGCAACCTTACCGTTTAGAAATGGGTACTCGCTTAGCGAATGAGCGTGGTACGAACTTATACCAATTCTGGGGTAACCTGATCACAGATAAGCTTAATGAAGCACTGAACGCACAAGGTGATAATGTGCTAGTTAACCTTGCTTCTAATGAATACTTTAAAGCGGTGAAGCCAAAGGCGTTAGATGGGCAAATTATCACGCCAGTATTTAAAGACTGCAAAAATGGTCAATATAAGGTGATCAGCTTCTACGCTAAAAAAGCGCGAGGCATGATGGCTCGTTACATCATTGAGAATAAAATTGATTCGATTGAAGCATTAACAAAGTTTGATACTGCGGGTTATTACTTTGTTGAAGAAGAGTCGAATGCTAAAGAATTAGTGTTTAAGCGCGAAGAGCAAAAATAA
- a CDS encoding hemerythrin domain-containing protein, which yields MMIERIRREHSYMVQLLVILRNKTAQLKAGETINYSLVFEIVSYLMNHSEKVHHPKEDIIYHHYLKYYGETQNIENLESEHKRLSDITAEFLLVVEMILQDAVVPQQVFISQLEGFVSAQKAHLELEERHILPMIVDTFTMKDWQMVESQWAQPEDDPVFGNTIADQYRQLAARVRQNAEECV from the coding sequence ATGATGATTGAAAGGATAAGACGCGAGCATAGCTACATGGTGCAATTGTTGGTGATTTTGAGGAACAAAACAGCACAGTTGAAAGCGGGTGAAACAATAAACTACAGTTTAGTTTTTGAAATTGTTAGCTATTTAATGAACCATTCAGAAAAAGTACATCACCCTAAAGAAGACATTATTTACCACCATTACTTAAAGTATTATGGTGAAACACAAAATATTGAAAACTTAGAGTCGGAACATAAACGCTTGTCTGACATTACGGCTGAGTTTTTATTAGTCGTTGAGATGATCCTACAAGATGCAGTGGTTCCTCAGCAGGTCTTTATTAGTCAGCTCGAAGGGTTTGTGAGTGCACAAAAGGCACATTTAGAGCTAGAAGAAAGGCATATACTGCCGATGATCGTCGATACCTTCACTATGAAAGATTGGCAAATGGTCGAGTCGCAATGGGCTCAACCTGAAGATGATCCTGTTTTTGGCAATACTATTGCAGACCAATATAGACAGTTAGCGGCAAGAGTTCGCCAGAATGCTGAAGAGTGCGTTTAA
- the xerD gene encoding site-specific tyrosine recombinase XerD — protein sequence MQSPSQGQSLDHGIVEQFLDAMWMERGLSENTLVSYRTDLSKLLVWMEKNNYRLDFISLSGLQDYQSWLADQDFKQTSRARMLSAIRRLFQYLHREKIRADDPSALLISPKLPKRLPKDLSEEQVDALLEAPDPNDPIELRDKAMLELLYATGLRVTELVSLTMENISLRQGVVRVTGKGGKERLVPLGENAVDWIETFIEQGRPQLLGDNSSDVVFPSKRARQMTRQTFWYRIKHYAVLAGIDTELLSPHVLRHAFATHLLNYGADLRVVQMLLGHSDLSTTQIYTHVATERLKQIHAQHHPRA from the coding sequence ATGCAGTCGCCATCTCAAGGGCAGAGTTTAGATCATGGAATCGTAGAGCAGTTTTTAGACGCGATGTGGATGGAGCGAGGGCTTTCTGAGAACACATTAGTGTCTTATCGCACGGATTTGTCTAAATTATTAGTTTGGATGGAAAAGAATAACTATCGCCTCGATTTCATCAGCCTTTCTGGTTTGCAGGATTACCAAAGCTGGCTAGCAGATCAAGATTTTAAACAAACGTCTCGTGCTCGTATGCTTTCTGCTATTCGCCGCTTATTTCAATATTTGCACCGTGAAAAAATACGAGCAGATGATCCCAGCGCTTTGCTCATTAGTCCCAAGTTGCCAAAGCGTTTACCTAAAGACTTAAGTGAAGAACAGGTTGATGCTTTGCTTGAAGCTCCAGACCCTAATGACCCGATCGAACTTCGTGATAAAGCGATGCTTGAATTACTTTATGCGACAGGCTTACGTGTGACTGAACTGGTGAGTTTGACCATGGAAAACATCAGTTTACGCCAAGGGGTTGTTCGCGTAACCGGTAAAGGTGGTAAGGAGCGTTTAGTGCCGTTGGGCGAGAATGCTGTTGATTGGATAGAAACATTCATTGAGCAAGGTCGCCCACAATTATTAGGTGATAATAGTTCAGATGTTGTTTTTCCGAGTAAACGTGCTCGCCAAATGACCAGACAAACATTCTGGTATCGTATTAAGCATTATGCGGTACTGGCGGGAATTGACACGGAATTACTATCGCCTCATGTACTTCGTCATGCTTTTGCTACGCATTTACTGAACTATGGAGCGGATCTAAGAGTCGTACAAATGCTATTAGGGCATAGTGACTTATCTACGACCCAAATTTATACTCACGTGGCAACTGAAAGGCTGAAGCAAATTCATGCTCAGCATCACCCTCGTGCTTAA
- the brnQ gene encoding branched-chain amino acid transport system II carrier protein — translation MKQSLKITDITALGFMLFAFFLGAGNIIFPPLAGQLAGDHYLPAMFGFLLTAVGLPLITIIAIAVAGGTWGHLTQDLPKRAASIMAVLIFIIIGPAFAAPRTGLVAYEMAVKPFFIDAVQAHLTIFSIAFFAIAMFFAWSQGKLIDVIGKVLTPVLFVGLVILAVAVFINPQDSILLAQGEYLTQPLTKGFLEGYNTMDTFGALMFGMLIVDAIRNKGITDRAATTKYLISAGCIAAAGLAFVYISLFYLGATSSVVAAGADNGGIVLSQYVQALFGPSGQIVLSVIVLLACLTTAIGLISACSECFSSLTPISYKKWVIINGVACAIVANVGLAQLISLSVPVLFALYPVAIALVALTFIRKKLPNTKVAYRVVLLVSLMFALIDAAKIAGVDVSAFSMLPLFEIGMGWLMPTVAAIICMFFIGKTEQEEFTEEVA, via the coding sequence GTGAAACAGAGTTTAAAAATAACAGATATTACGGCATTGGGCTTTATGCTTTTTGCGTTTTTCTTGGGTGCGGGTAACATCATTTTCCCACCTCTTGCTGGCCAATTAGCCGGTGATCACTATTTACCAGCTATGTTTGGTTTCCTATTAACAGCGGTTGGACTTCCTCTTATTACCATTATTGCTATCGCTGTTGCTGGTGGTACTTGGGGGCACTTAACTCAAGATCTTCCTAAGCGTGCTGCATCAATCATGGCTGTGTTGATTTTTATCATCATTGGTCCTGCATTTGCTGCCCCGCGTACAGGTTTAGTTGCGTATGAAATGGCGGTGAAACCGTTCTTCATTGATGCCGTTCAAGCGCACCTGACTATATTCTCTATTGCCTTTTTTGCTATTGCGATGTTTTTCGCATGGTCTCAAGGCAAGCTAATTGACGTCATTGGCAAGGTACTCACGCCAGTTCTATTTGTTGGACTTGTCATTTTAGCGGTTGCGGTATTTATTAATCCGCAAGATAGTATTTTATTGGCTCAAGGCGAGTACTTAACTCAGCCGTTAACCAAAGGTTTTCTTGAAGGTTATAACACCATGGATACCTTTGGAGCATTGATGTTCGGTATGCTAATTGTGGATGCTATTCGCAATAAAGGTATTACGGACCGTGCTGCTACAACAAAATACCTAATTAGTGCAGGTTGTATCGCGGCGGCTGGTTTAGCGTTCGTTTACATTTCACTATTCTATTTAGGAGCAACAAGTTCGGTAGTGGCTGCTGGCGCTGATAACGGTGGCATAGTGTTAAGCCAATACGTTCAAGCTCTATTTGGTCCATCAGGTCAAATTGTATTATCTGTAATCGTATTGCTTGCTTGTTTAACAACGGCAATTGGTCTTATTTCAGCTTGTTCTGAGTGCTTTAGCTCATTGACGCCTATCTCTTACAAAAAATGGGTCATCATTAATGGTGTAGCTTGTGCGATTGTTGCGAATGTAGGTTTAGCTCAACTGATTTCGCTTTCAGTTCCTGTGTTGTTTGCTCTATATCCAGTAGCTATCGCGTTAGTAGCGTTAACTTTCATTCGTAAGAAATTACCGAATACCAAAGTGGCTTACCGCGTAGTTCTGCTAGTTTCTTTGATGTTTGCTTTGATTGATGCAGCTAAAATTGCAGGTGTTGATGTTTCTGCATTCAGCATGCTGCCATTGTTTGAAATTGGCATGGGCTGGTTAATGCCAACAGTAGCCGCGATTATTTGTATGTTCTTTATTGGTAAGACAGAGCAAGAAGAGTTCACTGAAGAAGTGGCTTAA
- a CDS encoding alanine/glycine:cation symporter family protein, with protein MTDLINLMNDLLWGSILVYLLVGVGIYFTVRLGFIQFRHFGHMFSVLKNSRKADSAGISSFQALCTSLAARVGTGNMAGVAVALTAGGPGAIFWMWLIAMLGMATSFAESTLAQLYKTRDNDGNYRGGPAYYMEKGLGMRWMGVLFSIFLIIAFGLVFNAVQANAIASAMNTAFDLERSYVGVGIVVISAFVIFGGIRKIARTAEIIVPIMALAYLAIAIYVMLMNIEKVPEVLALIFKSAFGLQEAAAGGLGYAIAQAMINGIKRGLFSNEAGMGSAPNAAASATPYPPHPASQGYVQMLGVFMDTIVICSATVAIILMSGEYVPHGEVTGIELTQRALTAQVGEWGGIFVAVAIFFFAFTSIIANYSYAETNLIFLEHNNKKGLVLFRIVVLGMVMFGSLATLPTVWALADVSMGLMAIVNLVAIILLSGIVIKLAKDYNRQLDEGKVPTFDSNDFPELKSQLEDGIWDNTKK; from the coding sequence GTGACAGATTTAATTAATTTAATGAATGATCTCCTGTGGGGATCTATTTTAGTTTACTTACTTGTTGGTGTTGGTATTTACTTCACTGTACGACTAGGTTTCATTCAATTCCGCCATTTCGGCCACATGTTCTCTGTTTTGAAGAACAGCCGTAAAGCAGACAGTGCTGGTATCTCTTCTTTCCAAGCTCTTTGTACTAGCCTAGCTGCTCGTGTAGGTACAGGTAATATGGCTGGTGTTGCTGTTGCTCTTACTGCTGGTGGCCCTGGTGCTATCTTCTGGATGTGGCTAATTGCCATGCTGGGTATGGCTACATCATTTGCGGAAAGTACGCTGGCACAGCTATACAAAACGCGTGATAACGACGGCAACTACCGTGGTGGTCCAGCTTACTACATGGAAAAAGGCTTAGGCATGCGTTGGATGGGGGTTCTATTCTCTATCTTCCTTATCATCGCATTCGGTCTTGTATTCAATGCAGTACAAGCAAACGCAATTGCAAGTGCAATGAATACAGCATTTGACCTTGAGCGTAGCTATGTTGGTGTTGGTATTGTTGTGATTTCTGCATTCGTTATCTTCGGTGGTATCCGTAAGATTGCACGTACTGCTGAAATCATCGTTCCAATTATGGCTCTTGCTTATCTAGCTATCGCTATCTACGTAATGTTAATGAACATTGAGAAAGTGCCTGAAGTTCTGGCTCTTATCTTCAAGAGTGCATTTGGCTTACAAGAAGCTGCTGCTGGTGGCTTAGGTTACGCAATTGCTCAAGCGATGATTAACGGTATTAAACGTGGTTTGTTCTCGAACGAAGCTGGTATGGGTTCTGCGCCAAATGCTGCGGCATCGGCAACTCCTTATCCGCCGCACCCAGCATCACAAGGTTATGTGCAAATGCTAGGCGTGTTCATGGATACCATCGTTATCTGTTCTGCAACTGTAGCAATTATCCTGATGTCTGGTGAGTATGTGCCACACGGTGAGGTTACAGGTATCGAGCTAACTCAACGTGCATTAACAGCACAAGTTGGCGAGTGGGGCGGCATCTTTGTAGCGGTAGCGATTTTCTTCTTCGCTTTCACTTCAATCATTGCAAACTACTCGTACGCTGAAACGAACCTTATCTTCTTAGAGCACAACAATAAGAAAGGCCTAGTACTTTTCCGTATTGTGGTACTAGGTATGGTTATGTTCGGTTCTCTTGCGACATTGCCGACGGTATGGGCTCTTGCAGATGTATCCATGGGCTTGATGGCAATTGTCAACTTGGTAGCGATTATCCTGCTTTCTGGCATCGTGATTAAGCTTGCGAAAGATTACAACCGTCAACTAGACGAAGGTAAAGTACCAACATTCGATTCGAATGACTTCCCTGAGCTTAAATCTCAACTAGAAGATGGTATTTGGGATAACACTAAGAAGTAA
- the srmB gene encoding ATP-dependent RNA helicase SrmB, which yields MIRTFAELDLNQELLKAIDEMGYERPTQIQAEAIPQALDGKDVLASAPTGTGKTASFVLPALQYLQDFPRKKAGPARMLILTPTRELAMQITEQARELAKYTSLNIFTITGGVMYQEHADILSTTQDIVVATPGRLMEYIEGERFDCRAIEWLILDEADRMLDMGFGPVVDRLSAECRWRKQTLLFSATLEGKGIEGFTEDLLNNPAEISAQPSLRERKKITQWYHRADTPEHKLNLLKHIITEQAERSIVFLKTRDRLGDLRAQLESAKIPCAWIQGEMPQDRRNNAIARFRDGSVNVLLATDVAARGIDLPDVSHVINYDMPRTADVYLHRIGRTARAGKKGNAVSIVEAHDQLMIERVARYTKDVIKERFIDGMRPTHKKPAVTKKKKPKKEDKKAVAKQKIAKKKKAAKKK from the coding sequence GTGATCAGAACCTTTGCAGAACTCGATCTAAACCAAGAGCTGCTAAAAGCAATCGACGAAATGGGCTATGAGCGCCCAACACAGATACAAGCTGAAGCGATCCCACAAGCGTTAGATGGAAAAGACGTTTTAGCTTCTGCACCAACAGGCACAGGTAAAACAGCCTCTTTCGTACTTCCAGCTCTACAGTACTTGCAAGACTTCCCTCGTAAGAAGGCTGGTCCAGCTCGTATGCTGATCCTTACGCCAACACGCGAACTAGCAATGCAAATTACTGAGCAAGCGCGTGAATTAGCAAAATATACCAGCTTGAATATCTTCACTATTACTGGTGGTGTGATGTACCAAGAGCACGCCGACATACTGAGCACGACTCAAGACATCGTTGTTGCAACACCTGGTCGTTTAATGGAATACATTGAAGGTGAGCGTTTCGATTGCCGCGCAATTGAATGGCTAATCCTAGATGAAGCCGACCGTATGCTAGACATGGGCTTTGGTCCTGTCGTTGATCGCTTATCTGCGGAATGTCGCTGGCGTAAGCAAACCTTACTTTTCTCAGCAACTCTGGAAGGTAAAGGTATTGAAGGTTTCACTGAAGACCTTCTAAATAACCCAGCAGAGATAAGTGCTCAACCTTCATTACGTGAGCGTAAGAAGATTACGCAGTGGTACCACCGTGCTGATACACCAGAACACAAACTGAACCTGCTTAAACATATTATTACTGAGCAAGCTGAACGTTCAATCGTGTTCCTAAAAACACGAGATCGCTTAGGTGATCTTCGAGCTCAACTTGAAAGCGCGAAAATCCCATGTGCATGGATCCAAGGTGAAATGCCTCAAGATCGCCGTAACAACGCAATAGCGCGTTTTCGTGATGGTTCTGTAAATGTACTATTGGCAACGGATGTAGCGGCTCGTGGTATCGACCTTCCTGACGTAAGCCACGTAATCAACTACGACATGCCACGCACTGCAGACGTTTACCTTCACCGTATTGGTCGTACCGCTCGCGCAGGTAAAAAAGGTAATGCTGTTTCAATTGTTGAGGCTCATGACCAACTGATGATCGAACGTGTGGCTCGCTACACTAAAGATGTCATCAAAGAACGCTTCATTGATGGCATGCGTCCAACACACAAAAAGCCAGCGGTAACGAAAAAGAAAAAGCCAAAGAAAGAAGATAAAAAAGCAGTAGCGAAACAAAAAATCGCGAAGAAAAAGAAAGCCGCTAAGAAAAAGTAA
- the fldB gene encoding flavodoxin FldB has protein sequence MKIGLFYGSTTCYTEMAAEKIRAIIGEDLVDIHNVKESPLSLMADYDLLLLGISTWDFGEIQEDWNEAWEDIATTPVKGKAIALFGLGDQEGYGEWFLDAMGLLHDELKIAGAEMIGYWPNDDSYEFEASKALTEDKSQFVGLALDEDSQYELSDERIEKWCEQVLVELHDKL, from the coding sequence ATGAAAATTGGATTATTTTACGGCTCAACCACTTGCTATACAGAGATGGCTGCAGAAAAAATCAGAGCCATCATTGGTGAAGACCTTGTCGACATCCATAACGTGAAAGAAAGCCCACTTTCGTTAATGGCAGATTACGACCTGTTATTACTCGGAATCTCTACGTGGGATTTTGGTGAAATTCAGGAAGATTGGAACGAGGCCTGGGAAGATATTGCAACCACACCTGTAAAAGGCAAAGCGATTGCCTTGTTTGGTTTAGGTGATCAAGAAGGCTATGGTGAATGGTTCCTAGACGCAATGGGGCTGCTTCATGATGAGTTAAAAATTGCTGGCGCAGAAATGATTGGCTACTGGCCAAACGACGACAGCTACGAGTTTGAAGCGTCTAAAGCTCTCACAGAAGATAAGTCTCAATTTGTAGGTCTCGCGCTAGATGAAGACTCACAGTATGAATTAAGCGACGAACGCATTGAAAAGTGGTGTGAACAAGTATTGGTTGAGCTGCACGACAAACTGTAG
- a CDS encoding tRNA1(Val) (adenine(37)-N6)-methyltransferase encodes MKKIMIETKSFNFKQFSIFGGQSGMPVSTDGVLLGAWANFANKNRIIDIGSGTGLLSLMIAQRYVSASIDAVDIDRHAIEAATININNSPWKERITLHHGDVTALPFNEKFDGVICNPPYFNSGEQAKNSQRATARHTHTLAHNALIEHCFNITTEGASAYFILPTPEGEVFINLANASGWSVSRRLEVKTTEKKSPSRLLFELVKDPNKLVITEREQLTIHSNGGYSDPFIKLTKDFYLKM; translated from the coding sequence GTGAAAAAGATCATGATTGAAACCAAGAGCTTCAATTTTAAACAGTTTTCCATTTTTGGAGGACAAAGTGGCATGCCAGTTAGCACTGATGGCGTTTTACTTGGAGCGTGGGCAAATTTTGCTAATAAAAATAGAATCATTGATATTGGGTCTGGCACAGGACTGCTTTCACTGATGATCGCACAGCGCTATGTATCAGCTTCGATTGATGCAGTTGATATCGACCGGCATGCAATTGAAGCCGCCACCATTAATATCAATAATTCTCCATGGAAAGAGCGAATCACCCTGCATCATGGTGATGTTACTGCTTTGCCTTTTAACGAGAAGTTCGATGGCGTTATATGTAACCCTCCTTACTTCAATAGCGGAGAGCAGGCGAAAAATAGCCAACGCGCCACGGCAAGGCACACTCATACTCTTGCTCATAACGCCCTTATCGAGCATTGTTTTAATATCACGACAGAAGGCGCTAGCGCTTATTTCATTCTTCCCACTCCAGAAGGCGAAGTTTTCATTAATCTCGCAAACGCATCTGGATGGTCTGTTTCACGCAGGCTTGAAGTCAAAACAACAGAAAAAAAATCCCCTTCTCGCCTTCTTTTTGAATTAGTAAAAGATCCTAATAAATTAGTAATTACGGAGCGTGAACAACTCACAATTCATAGTAATGGCGGTTATAGCGATCCCTTTATTAAGCTGACTAAAGATTTTTATCTCAAGATGTAG